The following are encoded together in the Longimicrobium sp. genome:
- a CDS encoding Gfo/Idh/MocA family oxidoreductase yields the protein MAISRPPVRLAVLGAGSVAQVVHLPILTRMRGVEVVAVADRDAHTARTIASRFAIPTVSTEAEQVLTDDVDGVVVCTPSNRHEEQVRAALRAGKFVLCEKPLALTADGVARIMDEEGAQGRLMVAMNQRYRPDTTALHQFVSGGELGDVYYLKTGWLNRYRPKGRTWRERKSTAGGGAFMDLGLQMLDLALWTLGYPKPERVSAHMHSTAGSEVEDSAALVLRLEGDRLINLDCTWNLLARKDRQYLHVMGTAGSASLSPLAVYKDMPAGLVEVTPPVQASRENAFTASYRNELQAFVELVRGDRTVGAPGEHLVLMRLVEAAYRSAAERREVAL from the coding sequence ATGGCCATCTCCCGTCCCCCCGTCCGGCTGGCCGTGCTGGGCGCCGGCTCCGTCGCCCAGGTGGTGCACCTTCCCATCCTCACGCGCATGCGGGGCGTGGAGGTGGTCGCCGTGGCCGATCGCGACGCGCACACCGCGCGCACCATCGCCAGCCGGTTCGCGATTCCCACCGTCTCCACCGAGGCCGAGCAGGTGCTCACCGACGACGTGGACGGCGTGGTGGTGTGCACCCCCAGCAACCGCCACGAAGAGCAGGTTCGCGCGGCGCTCAGGGCCGGCAAGTTCGTGCTCTGCGAAAAGCCCCTGGCGCTCACTGCCGACGGCGTGGCGCGCATCATGGACGAGGAAGGCGCGCAGGGGCGGCTGATGGTGGCCATGAACCAGCGCTACCGGCCGGACACCACGGCGCTTCACCAGTTCGTCTCCGGCGGCGAGCTGGGAGACGTGTACTACCTGAAGACGGGGTGGCTCAACCGGTACCGTCCCAAGGGCCGCACGTGGCGGGAAAGGAAGTCCACGGCGGGCGGCGGCGCGTTCATGGACCTGGGGCTGCAGATGCTGGACCTGGCCCTGTGGACGCTGGGCTATCCGAAGCCGGAGCGGGTTTCGGCGCACATGCACTCGACAGCGGGGAGCGAGGTGGAAGACTCGGCCGCGCTGGTGCTGCGGCTGGAGGGCGACCGGCTGATCAACCTGGACTGCACCTGGAACCTGCTGGCCCGCAAAGACCGCCAGTACCTTCACGTGATGGGCACCGCCGGGTCTGCCTCGCTGTCGCCGCTCGCCGTCTACAAGGACATGCCGGCGGGGCTGGTAGAGGTGACGCCTCCCGTGCAGGCGTCGCGCGAGAACGCGTTCACCGCCAGCTACCGCAACGAGCTGCAGGCGTTCGTGGAGCTGGTGCGCGGTGACCGGACGGTGGGTGCGCCGGGGGAACACCTTGTGCTGATGCGCCTGGTGGAGGCCGCGTACCGCTCCGCGGCCGAACGGCGCGAAGTCGCGCTGTAG
- a CDS encoding ferritin-like domain-containing protein, giving the protein MADLKALIDGLNEDLAAEYQAVIMYRTFASLVTGPWRMDLRPFFENEIPDELGHAAFLADKIVALGGIPTTQAQPVPIPRDNRQMLEIALQAEIDTMERYSRRIQQAEEAGEISIKLQLENLLVDESKHRDDIRRMLEGWKE; this is encoded by the coding sequence ATGGCGGACCTGAAGGCGTTGATTGACGGATTGAACGAGGACCTCGCGGCCGAGTACCAGGCCGTGATCATGTATCGCACCTTCGCCAGCCTGGTGACGGGGCCGTGGCGGATGGACCTGCGGCCGTTCTTCGAGAACGAGATCCCGGACGAGCTGGGGCACGCCGCGTTTCTGGCCGACAAGATCGTGGCGCTGGGCGGCATTCCCACCACGCAGGCGCAGCCGGTGCCCATCCCCCGCGACAACCGCCAGATGCTGGAGATCGCGCTGCAGGCCGAAATCGACACGATGGAGCGCTACAGCCGCCGCATCCAGCAAGCCGAGGAGGCGGGCGAGATCTCCATCAAGCTGCAGCTGGAGAACCTGCTGGTGGACGAAAGCAAGCACCGCGACGACATCCGCCGCATGCTCGAGGGCTGGAAGGAGTAG
- the rpmE gene encoding 50S ribosomal protein L31 — protein MKADIHPTYNMAKVHCACGNTFETRSTKGDIGVEVCSNCHPYYTGKQKLMDTAGRVERFRQRYAAAQ, from the coding sequence ATGAAGGCCGACATTCATCCGACGTACAACATGGCGAAGGTGCACTGCGCCTGCGGCAACACCTTCGAGACCCGCTCCACCAAGGGCGACATCGGCGTCGAAGTGTGCAGCAACTGCCACCCGTACTACACGGGCAAGCAGAAGCTGATGGACACCGCGGGACGCGTGGAGCGCTTCCGGCAGCGCTACGCAGCCGCCCAGTAA
- the prfA gene encoding peptide chain release factor 1, with protein sequence MEDRIFDAQRRYDDLSVQLADPSIHADPKRLREVSREHSRLSAIVEAAARLRRAREELEGAQAMLADAAGDPEMAEMARAEADHLTGEVRRLEGELKLLLIPRDPLDDRDAVVEVRAGTGGDEAALFAGELFRMYSRFADRQGWKLEVLSVSEGTAGGYKEAVFIVRGAHAYGDLRYESGVHRVQRVPATETQGRIHTSAATVAVLPEAEEVDVQINPNELKIDVYRSSGPGGQSVNTTDSAVRITHLPTGLVVTCQDEKSQHKNKDKAMGVLRSRLLDMRIAEQESARARDRKSQVGTGDRSAKIRTYNYPQSRVTDHRIGFTTHALQQFLDGAIDEVIENLKLASQEEREDRAA encoded by the coding sequence ATGGAAGACCGCATCTTCGACGCGCAGCGCAGGTACGACGACCTGTCCGTTCAACTGGCCGACCCGTCCATTCACGCAGACCCCAAGCGGCTGCGCGAGGTGTCGCGCGAGCATTCGCGCCTGTCCGCCATCGTCGAGGCCGCCGCCCGGCTGCGGCGCGCCCGCGAGGAGCTGGAGGGCGCGCAGGCCATGCTCGCCGATGCCGCGGGCGATCCCGAGATGGCCGAGATGGCCCGCGCCGAGGCCGACCACCTCACGGGCGAGGTGCGGCGGCTCGAAGGCGAGCTGAAGCTGCTTCTCATTCCCCGCGACCCGCTGGACGACCGCGACGCCGTGGTGGAGGTGCGCGCCGGCACCGGCGGCGACGAAGCCGCCCTGTTCGCGGGCGAATTGTTCCGCATGTACTCCCGCTTCGCCGACCGGCAGGGCTGGAAGCTGGAGGTGCTCAGCGTGTCGGAGGGCACGGCCGGCGGCTACAAGGAAGCCGTCTTCATCGTCCGCGGGGCCCACGCGTACGGCGACCTTCGCTACGAGTCGGGCGTGCACCGCGTGCAGCGCGTCCCCGCGACCGAAACGCAGGGGCGCATCCACACCTCCGCCGCCACCGTGGCCGTGCTGCCCGAGGCGGAGGAAGTGGACGTGCAGATCAACCCTAACGAGCTGAAGATCGACGTCTACCGCAGCTCGGGGCCTGGCGGGCAGTCGGTGAACACCACGGACTCCGCCGTGCGCATCACCCATCTCCCGACGGGGCTGGTGGTCACCTGCCAGGACGAGAAGTCGCAGCACAAGAACAAGGACAAGGCCATGGGCGTGCTCCGCTCGCGCCTGCTGGACATGCGCATCGCCGAGCAGGAGTCCGCCCGCGCCCGCGACCGCAAGTCGCAGGTGGGCACGGGCGACCGCTCGGCCAAGATCCGCACCTACAACTATCCGCAGAGCCGCGTGACCGACCACCGCATCGGCTTCACCACCCACGCGCTGCAGCAGTTCCTGGACGGCGCGATCGACGAGGTGATCGAGAACCTGAAGCTGGCTTCGCAGGAAGAGCGCGAGGACCGCGCGGCCTGA
- the prmC gene encoding peptide chain release factor N(5)-glutamine methyltransferase: MQTETKRWTLVEMLRWTAEYLGGKGFHNPRLNAELLLAGMLGLKRLDLYLQYDRPLSPEELAEFKARLRRRARREPLQYIDGTAAFRDLVLKVDPRVLIPRPETERLVQEVLDWAAGREGLEAMDLGTGSGAIALALATEGPFARVVATDLREGTLAAARANHEAVAPSASVQFRAGDLFEPVRGEAFDVIVSNPPYIGEEERPALDAEVVDWEPRAALFAGVGGLEVIRPLVAQAPGHLRPGGLLALEIGAGQGVAVAELIERTGAFNTARVKQDLAGRDRFVLAERL, encoded by the coding sequence TTGCAGACCGAGACCAAGCGCTGGACCCTCGTGGAGATGCTCCGCTGGACGGCGGAGTACCTGGGCGGCAAGGGCTTCCACAACCCCCGGCTGAACGCCGAGCTGCTGCTGGCCGGCATGCTGGGCCTCAAGCGGCTGGACCTGTACCTTCAGTACGACCGCCCGCTCAGCCCCGAGGAGCTGGCCGAGTTCAAGGCCCGGCTGCGCAGGCGTGCGCGCCGCGAGCCGTTGCAGTACATTGACGGAACAGCCGCGTTTCGTGACCTTGTGCTCAAGGTGGACCCGCGCGTGCTGATCCCCCGGCCGGAAACGGAGCGCCTTGTCCAGGAGGTGCTGGACTGGGCGGCCGGGCGGGAAGGACTGGAGGCCATGGACCTGGGCACGGGCTCCGGCGCCATCGCCCTGGCGCTGGCGACGGAAGGCCCGTTCGCCCGGGTGGTGGCCACGGACCTGCGCGAAGGCACGCTGGCTGCGGCGCGCGCCAACCACGAGGCCGTCGCGCCTTCGGCATCGGTGCAGTTCCGCGCGGGCGACCTGTTCGAGCCGGTTCGCGGCGAGGCGTTCGACGTGATCGTCTCCAACCCGCCCTACATCGGCGAAGAGGAGCGGCCGGCGCTGGACGCGGAGGTGGTTGACTGGGAGCCGCGGGCGGCGCTCTTCGCCGGGGTGGGCGGACTGGAGGTCATCCGCCCCCTCGTGGCCCAGGCTCCCGGGCACCTGCGCCCCGGCGGGCTGCTGGCGCTGGAGATCGGGGCAGGGCAGGGCGTTGCCGTGGCGGAGCTGATCGAGCGGACGGGCGCCTTCAACACGGCGCGGGTAAAGCAGGACCTGGCGGGGCGCGACCGCTTCGTGCTCGCCGAGCGACTATGA
- a CDS encoding YlbF family regulator: MEPIWERAREVGRQIAHSSEYGAMKRASETLQNDREAVTRLNRLQQLEAGFARAMQGGSEPPLEEQDEYERLVGEVQTIPAYQAFEAARANLDQLMARVNEEIEKGIQAGEQSRIILA, translated from the coding sequence ATGGAACCGATCTGGGAACGGGCGCGCGAAGTAGGCAGGCAGATCGCGCACAGCAGCGAGTACGGCGCCATGAAGCGCGCCAGCGAAACCCTGCAGAACGACCGCGAGGCCGTAACGCGCCTCAACCGGCTTCAGCAGCTGGAGGCCGGGTTCGCGCGCGCCATGCAGGGCGGCAGCGAGCCGCCGCTCGAGGAGCAGGACGAGTACGAGCGGCTGGTGGGCGAGGTGCAGACCATCCCCGCGTACCAGGCGTTCGAGGCGGCCCGCGCCAACCTCGACCAGTTGATGGCGCGGGTGAACGAGGAGATCGAAAAGGGGATTCAGGCGGGCGAGCAGAGCCGTATCATCCTGGCCTGA
- a CDS encoding CDP-alcohol phosphatidyltransferase family protein: protein MNLQPSALRDQGTRLLQPVMDLFVRTGLTPNGATTIGFVVTAGAGIAYFFGHLQLGGLLVLLGGFFDIVDGYIARRRSMSTTFGSFYDSTLDRVSEVVVLMGVMSLYVGDRPTLGVWWMVYVVAAAIAGSLLVSYTRARAEGLGIDCRVGLMQRAERILLLGIATLFFGSWRSGVVLTWVMLAMAALTNLTALYRVYWVYKYTNAAPAARP from the coding sequence ATGAACCTTCAGCCCAGCGCGCTGCGCGACCAGGGAACCCGGCTGCTGCAGCCGGTGATGGACCTGTTCGTCCGCACGGGGCTTACGCCCAACGGCGCCACCACCATCGGCTTCGTGGTGACGGCGGGAGCGGGGATCGCCTACTTCTTCGGGCACCTGCAGCTGGGCGGCCTGCTGGTGCTGCTGGGCGGCTTCTTCGACATCGTCGACGGCTACATCGCGCGCCGCCGGTCGATGTCCACCACCTTCGGCTCGTTCTACGACTCCACCCTGGACCGCGTGTCGGAGGTGGTGGTGCTGATGGGGGTGATGTCGCTGTACGTGGGCGACCGGCCTACGCTGGGCGTGTGGTGGATGGTGTACGTGGTGGCGGCCGCGATCGCCGGGTCGCTGCTGGTTTCGTACACCCGCGCCCGCGCCGAGGGGCTGGGGATCGACTGCCGGGTGGGCTTGATGCAGCGCGCGGAGCGAATCCTGCTACTTGGAATCGCCACGCTGTTCTTTGGCAGCTGGCGCAGCGGCGTGGTGCTCACTTGGGTGATGCTGGCCATGGCGGCGCTCACCAATTTGACGGCGCTGTACCGGGTCTACTGGGTATACAAGTACACCAACGCCGCCCCGGCGGCGCGGCCGTAG
- a CDS encoding inositol-3-phosphate synthase has protein sequence MRNEQYTPRPAEGRLGILLPGLGAVSTTFIAGVELVRRGIARPIGSLTQLGTIRLGKRTEHRAPAISEFVPLAGLDDIVFGAWDPFPANAYESAMVCGVLNKHEHVEPISDFLMGIEPMQAVFDQSYVKKLQGTNIKPGSSKRDWVESLRDDIRSFKARNDCDRLVMVWCGSTEVYIVPGAVHQTLEAFERAIDENHVEIAPSMLYAYAALMEGVPYANGAPNLSVDIPALQELAEERGVPIAGKDFKTGQTLLKTIIAPGLKARMLGLDGWFSTNILGNRDGEVLDDPQSFRTKEESKLSVLEHILQPVTYPELYGKFSHVVRINYYPPRGDAKEGWDNIDIRGWLDYPMQIKVDFLCRDSILAAPIVLDLALFLDLASRAGMGGIQEWLSFYFKSPMHGEGLYPEHDLFIQQMKLKNTLRWMMGEDQITHLGLDYYLDEADTLAGV, from the coding sequence GTGCGGAACGAACAGTACACGCCGCGGCCCGCCGAGGGGCGCCTGGGGATTTTGCTTCCCGGGCTGGGAGCCGTGTCCACCACCTTCATCGCGGGGGTGGAGCTGGTGCGCCGCGGGATCGCGCGCCCCATCGGCAGCCTCACGCAGCTGGGCACCATTCGCCTGGGCAAGCGCACGGAGCACCGCGCGCCGGCCATCTCCGAGTTCGTTCCCCTGGCCGGGCTGGACGACATCGTGTTCGGCGCCTGGGACCCGTTCCCGGCCAACGCGTACGAGAGCGCCATGGTGTGCGGCGTGCTCAACAAGCACGAGCACGTGGAGCCCATCTCCGACTTCCTGATGGGCATCGAGCCCATGCAGGCCGTCTTCGACCAGAGCTACGTCAAGAAGCTGCAGGGCACCAACATCAAGCCCGGCAGCAGCAAGCGCGACTGGGTGGAAAGCCTTCGCGACGACATCCGCTCGTTCAAGGCGCGCAACGACTGCGACCGCCTGGTGATGGTGTGGTGCGGCAGCACCGAGGTGTACATCGTTCCCGGCGCGGTGCACCAGACGCTGGAGGCCTTCGAGCGGGCCATCGACGAGAACCACGTCGAGATCGCCCCGTCCATGCTGTACGCCTACGCCGCGCTGATGGAGGGCGTGCCGTACGCCAACGGCGCGCCCAACCTGTCGGTAGACATCCCCGCGCTGCAGGAGTTGGCCGAGGAGCGGGGCGTGCCCATCGCCGGCAAGGACTTCAAGACCGGCCAGACGCTGCTGAAGACCATCATCGCGCCCGGCCTCAAGGCGCGGATGCTGGGGCTGGACGGCTGGTTCAGCACCAACATCCTGGGCAACCGCGACGGCGAGGTGCTGGACGATCCGCAGTCGTTCCGCACCAAGGAAGAAAGCAAGCTGTCGGTGCTGGAGCACATCCTTCAGCCCGTCACCTATCCCGAGCTGTACGGCAAGTTCAGCCACGTGGTGCGGATCAACTACTATCCTCCACGCGGCGATGCCAAGGAGGGGTGGGACAACATCGACATCCGCGGGTGGCTGGACTACCCGATGCAGATCAAGGTCGACTTCCTCTGCCGCGACAGCATCCTGGCGGCGCCCATCGTGCTGGACCTGGCGCTGTTCCTGGACCTGGCGTCGCGCGCGGGGATGGGCGGCATCCAGGAGTGGCTCTCGTTCTACTTCAAGAGCCCCATGCACGGCGAAGGATTGTACCCGGAGCACGACCTGTTCATCCAGCAGATGAAGCTGAAGAACACGCTGCGCTGGATGATGGGCGAAGACCAGATCACGCACCTGGGGCTGGATTACTACCTGGATGAGGCGGATACGCTCGCTGGAGTGTAG
- a CDS encoding amidohydrolase family protein, with product MPDLPLTLYRAAWVLPVCAAPIRDGAVLVGTDGRIAAVGPRLAIEPPEGVVIEELGPVALMPGLVNVHAHPELAMYRGALEDLNFRDWILRLVGSKRAALTEADFHAAARWTMVEAVRSGITTLAATESSGASAAVLCESGLRGVVYQEVFGPDPAQADESIAGLRAAVDGLRAYECDRVMIGVSPHAPYTVSDALFSATADFALAEGLPMAVHASESRIEQMLVQAGEGDFAPGLRARGIDTPPRGRTTVEMLDRLGVLRARPLLIHCVLLDADDIRRVADTGSAVAHCPVANARLGHGLAPYPEMIEANVRVGLGTDSVGSNNRLDLLEEARIASILHRARVARPDVLSPADLLKLVTIDGARALGLDGTIGTLEPGKAADLCAVSLAAPHVQPVHDPLAAVFHAARGCDVVMTVVDGRVLYRDGQLSTLDPAGLEPLLADAARRLREVMT from the coding sequence ATGCCGGACCTGCCGCTGACCCTGTACCGCGCCGCCTGGGTGCTTCCCGTGTGCGCCGCGCCCATCCGCGACGGCGCCGTGCTGGTGGGCACAGACGGCCGCATCGCCGCCGTGGGTCCGCGGCTGGCCATCGAGCCGCCCGAGGGCGTGGTGATCGAAGAGCTGGGGCCGGTGGCGCTGATGCCCGGGCTGGTGAACGTGCACGCCCATCCCGAGCTCGCCATGTACCGCGGCGCGCTCGAGGACCTGAACTTCCGCGACTGGATCCTTCGCCTGGTCGGCTCCAAGCGCGCCGCCCTCACCGAGGCCGACTTCCACGCCGCCGCGCGCTGGACGATGGTCGAGGCGGTGCGCTCCGGCATCACCACCCTCGCCGCCACCGAGTCGTCCGGCGCCTCTGCCGCCGTACTGTGCGAGTCCGGTCTGCGCGGCGTCGTCTACCAGGAGGTGTTCGGGCCCGATCCCGCGCAGGCGGACGAGTCCATCGCCGGCCTGCGCGCCGCCGTCGACGGCCTTCGCGCGTACGAGTGCGACCGGGTGATGATCGGCGTGTCGCCGCACGCGCCGTACACCGTGTCCGACGCGCTCTTTTCCGCTACCGCCGACTTTGCGCTCGCGGAGGGGCTGCCGATGGCGGTGCACGCGTCGGAGTCGCGCATCGAGCAGATGCTGGTGCAGGCCGGCGAGGGCGACTTTGCGCCCGGGCTGCGGGCGCGAGGCATCGATACGCCACCGCGGGGACGGACGACGGTGGAGATGCTGGACCGCCTGGGCGTCCTTCGCGCGCGTCCGCTGCTGATCCACTGCGTCCTGCTGGACGCGGACGACATCCGTCGCGTGGCGGATACGGGCTCCGCCGTGGCCCACTGCCCGGTGGCGAACGCCCGGCTGGGCCACGGGCTGGCGCCGTATCCGGAGATGATCGAGGCCAACGTGCGCGTGGGGCTAGGCACGGATTCGGTGGGCAGCAACAACCGGCTGGACCTGCTGGAAGAAGCCCGCATCGCCTCCATCCTGCACCGCGCGCGCGTCGCCCGGCCGGACGTGCTGTCCCCCGCCGACCTGCTGAAGCTGGTGACCATCGACGGCGCGCGGGCCTTGGGGCTGGATGGCACGATCGGCACGCTGGAGCCCGGAAAGGCGGCGGACCTGTGCGCCGTCTCCCTCGCGGCGCCTCACGTGCAGCCGGTGCACGATCCCCTCGCGGCCGTCTTTCACGCCGCCCGCGGCTGCGACGTGGTGATGACGGTCGTGGACGGGCGCGTGCTGTACCGCGACGGGCAGCTCTCCACGCTGGATCCGGCCGGGCTGGAGCCGCTGCTGGCGGATGCCGCGCGGCGGCTGCGCGAGGTGATGACGTGA
- a CDS encoding cation diffusion facilitator family transporter — protein MSSVAAGSLDERAREVRRVLNIMLAVSLVLVTAKTAAGVATGSLSILGGAFDSGLDVMTTLAAIALARVAAAEPDEQHPYGHEKFEALGALAMVAFLSISVFELVQSAVGRLREGGHEDVDSWLGVAVMSGSLVLGLAASLFERRKGRALNSELLLADAAHLRADVYVTLAVLAGLLLVKLGWRSGDAWTALLVAVLILRTGWEILRETVPVLVDEAAVESTEIRRMAEAMRGVEAAYDVRSRGRPGARFAELTIVVPTEIGLEAAHDIADLVEEEVRRRLGARRVVVHVEPRSAAPGPALNPGARA, from the coding sequence GTGAGCTCGGTGGCGGCGGGCAGCCTGGATGAGCGGGCGCGGGAGGTACGCCGCGTCCTGAACATCATGCTGGCCGTCAGCCTGGTGCTGGTCACGGCGAAGACGGCCGCGGGCGTGGCGACCGGCTCGCTTTCCATCCTGGGCGGCGCGTTCGACTCGGGGCTGGACGTAATGACCACGCTGGCGGCCATCGCCCTGGCGCGCGTGGCCGCCGCCGAGCCCGACGAGCAGCATCCCTACGGCCACGAGAAGTTCGAGGCACTGGGCGCGCTGGCGATGGTGGCCTTCCTGTCCATCTCGGTCTTTGAGCTGGTGCAGAGCGCCGTGGGCCGCCTTCGAGAAGGTGGGCACGAGGATGTGGATTCTTGGCTGGGCGTCGCTGTGATGAGCGGCTCCCTGGTGCTGGGGCTCGCCGCCTCGCTGTTCGAGCGGCGGAAGGGCAGGGCGCTGAACTCCGAGCTGCTCCTGGCCGATGCCGCGCACCTGCGGGCGGACGTGTACGTGACGCTGGCGGTGCTCGCGGGGCTGCTCCTGGTAAAGCTGGGGTGGCGGTCGGGCGACGCATGGACGGCGCTTCTGGTGGCCGTGCTGATCCTGCGCACCGGCTGGGAGATCCTGCGTGAGACGGTGCCGGTGCTGGTGGACGAGGCCGCGGTGGAATCCACCGAAATCCGCCGCATGGCCGAGGCGATGCGCGGCGTGGAGGCCGCCTACGACGTGCGCAGCCGTGGCCGCCCCGGCGCCCGCTTCGCCGAGCTGACGATCGTTGTCCCCACGGAAATCGGCCTGGAGGCCGCGCACGACATCGCCGACCTAGTGGAGGAAGAGGTGAGACGGCGTCTGGGCGCGCGCCGCGTGGTCGTGCACGTGGAGCCACGCTCCGCCGCGCCGGGGCCGGCGCTGAACCCGGGTGCCCGCGCGTGA
- a CDS encoding methyltransferase domain-containing protein — translation MTSLPRATGEELMDEPGQDAAELARSLADLRGVNRWLGGTRIVLHHLSRLVAGDANRTWRILDVGTGSADIPLAIARWAQSRGVTVEVVATDLHPTTLDVARARIAGHPNLRAEAADALDLHYPDSSFDVVLCSTALHHFNERDEVLRVLREMDRVARVGGIVNDLRRSRPALVGANLLAASVWRTHPVTRHDGPLSVRRSFTPAELRELAAEAGLRGARVHAHVPFRVALVWNGEG, via the coding sequence GTGACCTCGCTCCCACGCGCCACCGGCGAAGAGCTGATGGACGAGCCCGGCCAGGACGCGGCGGAGCTGGCCCGCAGCCTGGCGGACCTGCGGGGCGTCAACCGCTGGCTGGGAGGCACGCGCATCGTCCTCCACCACCTCTCGCGGCTGGTGGCGGGCGATGCGAACCGCACCTGGCGCATCCTGGACGTGGGAACCGGCTCTGCAGACATCCCGCTCGCGATCGCGCGCTGGGCCCAGTCGCGGGGCGTCACGGTCGAAGTGGTGGCGACGGACCTTCATCCCACGACGCTGGACGTGGCGCGCGCGCGGATCGCCGGGCATCCCAACCTGCGCGCCGAAGCCGCGGATGCGTTGGACCTGCACTACCCCGACTCATCGTTCGACGTCGTCCTCTGCTCCACGGCCCTCCACCACTTCAACGAGCGCGACGAGGTTCTGCGCGTGCTGCGGGAGATGGACCGTGTGGCGCGCGTGGGCGGCATCGTGAACGATCTCCGGCGGTCGCGCCCGGCGCTCGTGGGTGCCAACCTGCTTGCTGCCAGCGTCTGGCGCACGCATCCCGTGACGCGGCACGACGGCCCGCTCTCCGTCCGCCGCTCCTTTACGCCCGCGGAGCTGCGCGAGCTGGCGGCGGAGGCCGGGCTGCGTGGCGCCCGTGTGCACGCACACGTGCCTTTCCGCGTGGCGCTCGTGTGGAACGGGGAGGGGTGA
- a CDS encoding NAD(P)/FAD-dependent oxidoreductase, with protein sequence MKVGAWDVVVVGAGPAGSATAARLARRGHAVLLLDRAAFPRRKPCGECVNPAGVAALRRLGALDAVLAAGPAPLDGWRIAADDHAFEGRFPKGVRGLGLPREVLDTILLGHAHDAGAEVRTGLKVTDLVRRSGRVAGVVTDAGEIHARIVVGADGLRSVVLRRLDLLRRGPKLRKLALTAHVQGIAGLRGRGELRARGCGCLGVAEVGGGLANVTVVASGHEMHEVGGGREAYFDAALRSYGLRGAQRVDEVLATGPFDWPVRRAVADGALLVGDAAGYFDPFTGQGIYRALRGAELAASVIDHALRSGDVSANALGSYERARRRAFGPGERLQHVIEAFIARPELLRWAADRFAQRPALGNAIIRATGDVNPIRSLLRPSLLAQLVA encoded by the coding sequence GTGAAGGTGGGCGCCTGGGACGTGGTGGTCGTCGGCGCGGGGCCGGCGGGGAGCGCGACGGCGGCGCGGCTGGCCCGCCGCGGCCACGCCGTCCTGCTGCTGGACCGCGCCGCGTTCCCCCGCCGCAAACCGTGCGGCGAATGCGTGAACCCCGCGGGCGTCGCGGCCCTGCGCCGGCTGGGTGCACTAGACGCGGTCCTCGCCGCCGGCCCCGCGCCGCTGGACGGGTGGCGCATCGCCGCGGACGACCACGCGTTCGAAGGCCGCTTTCCTAAGGGCGTGCGGGGACTGGGGCTCCCCCGTGAGGTGCTGGATACGATCCTCCTGGGCCATGCGCACGATGCCGGCGCGGAGGTCCGCACGGGGCTGAAGGTGACGGACCTGGTCCGGCGGTCGGGACGCGTCGCGGGCGTGGTGACGGACGCGGGTGAGATCCACGCGCGGATCGTCGTCGGCGCGGATGGGCTGCGCTCGGTGGTCCTGCGGCGGCTGGACCTGCTGCGGCGCGGCCCCAAGCTGCGGAAGCTGGCGCTGACGGCGCACGTGCAGGGGATCGCGGGGCTGCGCGGGCGCGGGGAACTGCGGGCGCGCGGGTGTGGGTGCCTGGGCGTGGCGGAGGTCGGCGGGGGGCTGGCGAACGTGACGGTCGTGGCCTCCGGACACGAGATGCACGAGGTCGGCGGAGGGCGCGAGGCGTACTTCGACGCAGCGCTCCGTAGCTACGGCCTCCGCGGCGCTCAGCGCGTCGACGAGGTGCTGGCGACCGGCCCGTTCGACTGGCCCGTGCGCCGGGCCGTGGCGGATGGCGCCTTGCTGGTCGGCGACGCGGCCGGCTACTTCGACCCGTTCACCGGCCAAGGCATCTACCGCGCCCTTCGCGGCGCCGAGTTGGCAGCCTCGGTGATCGACCACGCACTCCGCAGCGGGGACGTTTCCGCAAACGCCCTCGGCTCGTACGAGCGAGCCCGCCGCCGCGCCTTCGGGCCGGGGGAGCGGCTTCAGCACGTGATCGAGGCCTTCATCGCGCGTCCGGAACTGCTCCGGTGGGCCGCGGACCGCTTCGCCCAGCGCCCGGCGCTCGGAAACGCGATCATCCGAGCGACAGGCGACGTCAATCCGATCCGCTCGCTGCTCCGTCCGTCGCTTCTCGCGCAGTTGGTGGCGTAG